A window of uncultured Draconibacterium sp. contains these coding sequences:
- a CDS encoding peroxiredoxin — protein MKTSILLLALLLTIGTNGFSQGIEIGDKAPEFKTLADDGSTWDLNEYIGEKFIVVYFYPAAMTSGCTKQACTYRDFKTQINEANAIVVGISGDKVEGLQLFKKAHNLNFPLLSDESGEIATKYGVPLRDGGSITREINGQNFDLVRGKTASRWTFIINKKGDIVYKNTEVDVNNDTQEILDFIKNNS, from the coding sequence ATGAAAACATCAATACTGTTGCTGGCTTTGCTGTTAACAATCGGAACAAACGGATTTTCGCAGGGAATTGAGATTGGCGATAAAGCTCCCGAATTTAAAACTCTGGCAGACGATGGTTCTACCTGGGATTTAAACGAATACATTGGCGAAAAATTCATTGTGGTATACTTTTACCCGGCCGCAATGACCAGCGGATGTACAAAACAAGCCTGCACTTACCGCGATTTTAAAACGCAAATTAATGAGGCAAATGCAATCGTTGTTGGTATCAGCGGAGACAAGGTTGAAGGCCTTCAGCTTTTTAAGAAAGCGCACAATCTGAATTTCCCTTTATTATCGGATGAATCGGGAGAAATTGCAACAAAATATGGCGTTCCGTTACGCGATGGAGGCAGTATAACACGCGAAATTAACGGACAAAATTTTGACCTTGTAAGGGGAAAAACGGCAAGTCGCTGGACATTTATAATCAACAAAAAAGGAGACATTGTTTACAAGAATACCGAAGTTGATGTAAACAACGATACACAGGAGATTTTGGATTTTATCAAAAATAATTCTTAA
- the mfd gene encoding transcription-repair coupling factor, translated as METSTFLKYFEGHPEFASLAKILAAPPGEKIHLHGLIGSSKTILLTQLFSGVKKNMVLLLNDREEAAYFYDDFTNLGLQENTLFFPASYKRSVQFDQPEQENIVQRTEVLNLLSKNEKQYLLITYPEAIIERVISHSNLESNTLQIKQNDKISIEFINEFLYEYGFERVDFVYEPGQFSVRGSIVDIFSFSHEDPYRLDFFGDEIDSIRSFDIENQLSKARFTNITIIPNIQNNVIEGNRVSLVEFLQNDNCYFGNNLNQFFDRISEIYRNTIVDREDENITGNIIAGNDLQNQLEGLTVFDFGNDLAFSGTNRIDFSTSSQPVFNKNFELLATNLLEHKENGYELFILSNQEKQIERLQSIFKDANFKVNFNPVNFILHEGFIDHALKACFYTDHQIFERYHRFKLKSRKAQKEAISLQDLNKLHPGDYVVHIDHGIGTFAGLARTEVNGKIQEAIRLVYKDNDSLLVSIHSLHRISKYKGKDGSEPKINKLGTGAWQKMKSRTKAKVKDIAKELIALYAKRRAEKGHAFSLDSYLQTELEASFIYEDTPDQEKATAAVKSDMEKTIPMDRLVCGDVGFGKTEIAIRAAFKAVSDSKQVAVLVPTTILALQHFKTFSERLKDFPVKIGYVSRLKSTAEIKGELKEVADGKVDIIIGTHRLVSKDVKFKDLGLLIIDEEQKFGVSVKEKLKQFKVNVDTLTLTATPIPRTLQFSLMGARDLSIIQTPPPNRYPIVTEVHGFNDQLIKEAIQYEVDRNGQVFFIHNRVQNIYEVEATIKRIVPGVKTVVGHGQMDGPKLEKVMLDFINGKFDVLIATTIIESGLDIPNANTIIINQAQNFGLSDLHQLRGRVGRSNKKAFCYLIAPPLSTVSTEARRRLQAIEQFSELGSGFNIAMQDLDIRGAGNMLGAEQSGFIADIGFETYHRILNEAIQELKQGEFKDLFEEEDKQQSQAFLGIKYVTDCVIDTDMELLFPTSFIPGNSERMMLYRELDNIEDAVQLDTFHKSLKDRFGKLPKESRELLEILPLRWKAIDLSMEKIILKNKKMICYFVSDQKSTFYQSGEFIKIVQFIQKASLKGKMKEANGKLTLSFSNVPNVETADYILKEILQELKN; from the coding sequence TTGGAAACAAGTACGTTTCTAAAATATTTTGAGGGGCATCCCGAATTTGCATCGTTGGCAAAAATATTGGCTGCCCCCCCGGGTGAAAAAATTCACCTGCATGGACTTATTGGCTCTTCGAAAACAATTTTGCTTACCCAACTTTTTTCCGGCGTAAAAAAAAATATGGTGCTTCTGCTAAACGACCGCGAAGAAGCAGCCTATTTTTACGACGATTTTACCAACCTGGGTCTTCAGGAAAATACTTTGTTTTTCCCTGCATCGTACAAACGCTCGGTTCAGTTCGACCAGCCCGAACAGGAAAATATTGTACAACGCACCGAGGTACTAAACCTGCTGTCGAAAAACGAAAAACAGTACCTGTTAATTACCTATCCCGAGGCAATAATCGAGCGAGTAATTTCGCACTCGAATCTTGAAAGCAATACGCTGCAGATAAAACAAAACGATAAAATCTCAATTGAATTTATTAATGAGTTTTTGTACGAATATGGATTCGAACGGGTTGATTTTGTGTACGAACCCGGACAGTTTTCGGTAAGAGGGAGTATTGTCGATATTTTTTCATTTTCGCACGAAGATCCGTATCGCCTCGATTTTTTTGGCGACGAAATAGATTCAATACGGAGTTTCGACATTGAAAACCAATTATCGAAAGCACGTTTTACCAATATCACAATTATACCAAACATTCAGAACAATGTGATTGAAGGAAACCGGGTTTCGTTGGTTGAATTTTTGCAGAATGACAATTGCTATTTTGGAAACAACCTTAACCAGTTTTTCGACCGCATTTCAGAAATTTACCGAAACACAATTGTCGATCGCGAAGATGAAAACATTACCGGGAACATTATAGCCGGTAACGATCTTCAAAACCAGCTGGAAGGCCTTACAGTTTTCGATTTTGGAAATGATCTGGCATTTTCAGGAACCAATCGAATCGATTTTTCCACTTCCTCGCAGCCCGTTTTTAATAAAAACTTTGAGTTGCTGGCTACCAACCTGCTGGAACACAAAGAGAACGGCTACGAACTTTTTATTCTTTCCAACCAGGAAAAACAAATCGAACGTTTACAGTCCATTTTTAAGGACGCCAACTTTAAGGTAAATTTTAATCCGGTAAATTTTATTCTGCACGAAGGTTTTATCGACCACGCATTAAAAGCATGTTTTTATACAGATCATCAAATATTCGAACGTTACCACCGATTTAAGCTCAAGAGCCGAAAAGCACAGAAGGAAGCCATTTCGCTTCAGGATCTGAACAAATTACACCCGGGAGATTATGTAGTGCACATCGACCATGGAATTGGAACCTTTGCCGGTTTGGCCCGTACCGAAGTAAATGGTAAAATCCAGGAAGCCATTCGTTTGGTGTACAAAGACAACGACTCGCTTTTGGTAAGTATTCACTCGCTGCACCGTATTTCGAAATACAAAGGAAAGGACGGCAGCGAACCCAAAATAAACAAGCTGGGTACGGGTGCATGGCAAAAAATGAAAAGCCGCACTAAAGCAAAAGTTAAAGACATTGCCAAAGAACTTATTGCTTTGTATGCGAAAAGACGCGCTGAAAAAGGCCATGCTTTTTCGCTTGATTCGTACCTGCAAACCGAGTTGGAAGCATCGTTTATATACGAAGATACACCCGACCAGGAAAAGGCCACAGCAGCTGTAAAAAGCGACATGGAAAAAACCATACCAATGGATCGCCTGGTATGCGGAGATGTTGGTTTTGGAAAAACAGAAATTGCCATTCGGGCAGCTTTTAAAGCGGTTTCCGATAGTAAACAAGTGGCAGTTTTGGTACCAACCACCATTCTGGCCCTGCAACATTTTAAAACGTTTTCGGAACGCCTAAAAGATTTCCCGGTTAAAATTGGATATGTAAGTCGGTTAAAATCAACGGCTGAAATAAAAGGAGAGCTAAAAGAAGTTGCCGACGGAAAGGTGGACATAATTATCGGCACACACCGTTTGGTGAGTAAAGACGTGAAGTTTAAAGATTTGGGTTTGCTGATTATCGACGAAGAACAAAAATTTGGCGTTTCGGTGAAAGAAAAACTCAAGCAGTTTAAAGTAAACGTCGACACCTTAACACTTACTGCAACTCCAATTCCGCGAACACTGCAGTTTTCGTTGATGGGTGCCCGCGACCTTTCCATCATTCAAACACCTCCTCCAAACCGTTATCCTATTGTTACCGAGGTGCACGGTTTTAACGACCAGTTGATTAAAGAAGCGATTCAATACGAAGTAGATAGAAATGGCCAGGTATTTTTTATTCATAACCGGGTGCAAAATATTTATGAAGTAGAGGCAACCATAAAGCGGATCGTTCCGGGAGTAAAAACCGTTGTTGGCCACGGACAAATGGATGGGCCGAAGCTTGAAAAAGTAATGCTCGACTTTATAAATGGTAAATTCGATGTGTTAATTGCAACTACAATTATCGAATCGGGATTGGATATTCCGAATGCCAACACCATTATTATTAACCAGGCACAAAATTTTGGATTAAGCGATTTACACCAGTTACGAGGCCGCGTGGGACGTTCGAATAAAAAAGCTTTTTGTTACCTAATCGCGCCTCCACTTTCAACGGTTAGTACCGAAGCCCGACGCAGGCTACAGGCCATTGAGCAGTTTTCGGAACTGGGTAGTGGGTTTAATATTGCCATGCAGGATTTAGATATTCGAGGTGCAGGAAATATGCTGGGTGCCGAACAAAGTGGTTTTATTGCCGACATTGGTTTTGAAACCTACCACCGCATTTTAAACGAAGCCATTCAGGAATTAAAACAAGGCGAATTTAAGGACCTATTCGAAGAGGAAGACAAGCAACAATCGCAGGCATTTTTAGGCATTAAATATGTAACCGATTGTGTGATAGACACCGACATGGAATTGTTGTTCCCAACCTCTTTTATTCCCGGCAATTCGGAACGAATGATGTTGTACCGCGAACTGGACAACATTGAAGATGCGGTGCAACTGGATACTTTTCATAAAAGCCTCAAAGATAGGTTTGGAAAACTACCAAAAGAAAGTCGCGAGTTGCTCGAAATTCTTCCGCTAAGATGGAAAGCCATCGATTTAAGTATGGAAAAGATCATTCTGAAAAACAAAAAAATGATCTGCTATTTTGTGTCCGACCAAAAATCTACTTTTTATCAATCGGGTGAGTTTATTAAAATTGTACAATTTATACAAAAAGCGAGCTTAAAAGGAAAAATGAAAGAAGCCAATGGAAAACTCACCTTGTCTTTTTCGAATGTGCCAAATGTTGAAACAGCAGATTACATTTTAAAAGAAATTCTTCAGGAATTAAAAAACTAG
- a CDS encoding BlaI/MecI/CopY family transcriptional regulator, which produces MKTLTKAEEQVMQILWDLKEGIVKQVVDEFDDNKPAYTTVATVLTVLEKKGFVKHKKIGNTNLFSPAISKTEYTKVQFSSLLKNYFNGSFPKMATFFAKENNISINELEEMLKITENELDKENKQ; this is translated from the coding sequence ATGAAGACACTCACAAAAGCAGAAGAACAGGTAATGCAAATTCTTTGGGATTTGAAAGAGGGAATTGTAAAGCAAGTGGTTGACGAATTCGACGACAACAAACCGGCTTACACCACCGTTGCAACCGTACTTACTGTTTTGGAAAAGAAAGGATTTGTAAAGCATAAAAAAATAGGAAACACCAACCTTTTTTCGCCTGCCATTAGTAAAACCGAATACACAAAAGTCCAGTTCTCGTCGTTGCTGAAAAATTATTTTAACGGCTCATTCCCAAAAATGGCCACTTTTTTTGCCAAAGAAAACAACATCAGCATTAACGAACTGGAAGAGATGCTAAAAATTACAGAAAACGAATTGGACAAAGAAAACAAACAATAA
- a CDS encoding M56 family metallopeptidase produces the protein METLLIYLGNASTGIVLFYLMYWFFLRKETFHSANRIFLVLGLVCSVVLPLFPLQYSVLLEAENTGKAIKTISDTFKHIPVFAGDTDMSTVDFGWQQAILLVYLTGAAIFLLRLLIQSFVLIHLMIKYRIKSINGIRIVENEKYGLPFSFFNVVFINPKFHTQDDLPEILAHEQVHIRENHWFDLLFIELLTVIFWFNPFIWFFERSIKQNHEYLADKGVLAQGHTVGRYQALLVNQLMGMQIIGITNNLNFALNTNRLKMMTKMKTSRKNGVKFTLALPVLAFLLFAFAEPQYKVEGHELNTNINSMSETTGEKELTIHGKVILDDSKEPLPGASVILKGTTIGVVSDRDGTFKLVDPNPKKTSDGSLSSEIVISFVGKETIVNTITASGEALNNGKYTFLMKDAVIVIDTDVPPPPPPPAPATKKESSTPPPPPPPGKTAKTKLSAEESEQEVFFVVEDMPKYPGGQAELAMHVQKMQKKLASAKNISGKAKVSFTVSTSGKVTDIKVVEKDNDMAAKGAYAIVSGLEDWTPGKQRGKAVSVKYLLPVEFK, from the coding sequence ATGGAAACACTACTCATCTATTTGGGAAATGCCTCCACCGGCATCGTTCTTTTTTATTTGATGTATTGGTTTTTTCTTCGCAAGGAAACCTTTCACAGTGCCAACCGAATCTTCCTGGTTTTAGGACTCGTATGCTCGGTTGTTCTGCCATTATTTCCTTTACAATACTCGGTATTGTTAGAAGCTGAAAACACCGGAAAAGCCATAAAAACAATATCCGATACATTTAAACACATTCCGGTTTTTGCCGGCGATACAGACATGAGTACTGTAGATTTTGGATGGCAGCAAGCCATTTTGCTGGTGTATTTAACAGGCGCTGCCATCTTTTTGCTGCGCTTGCTTATCCAATCATTTGTACTCATTCATTTAATGATAAAATACCGCATTAAATCCATAAACGGCATTCGAATTGTAGAAAACGAAAAATACGGACTGCCCTTTTCTTTTTTTAATGTTGTATTTATTAATCCGAAATTTCATACACAGGACGACCTGCCGGAAATTCTGGCTCACGAACAAGTGCACATTCGTGAGAATCACTGGTTCGACCTGCTTTTTATAGAACTGTTAACAGTCATCTTTTGGTTCAATCCATTTATTTGGTTCTTTGAACGATCAATTAAACAAAACCATGAGTATCTGGCCGACAAAGGTGTTCTTGCGCAGGGACACACTGTGGGTCGTTACCAGGCTTTATTAGTAAACCAGTTAATGGGCATGCAGATTATTGGAATCACCAACAACCTGAATTTTGCACTTAACACAAACAGATTAAAAATGATGACGAAAATGAAAACATCCCGCAAAAACGGGGTAAAATTTACCCTGGCCTTGCCGGTTTTAGCATTCCTGTTGTTTGCATTCGCCGAGCCTCAGTATAAAGTTGAAGGCCATGAATTGAATACCAATATCAATTCGATGAGTGAAACAACGGGAGAAAAAGAGCTTACCATTCATGGTAAAGTAATATTGGATGATTCGAAAGAACCACTACCCGGAGCCTCTGTAATTCTTAAAGGAACTACAATTGGAGTGGTATCCGACAGAGATGGTACGTTTAAATTGGTTGATCCAAATCCTAAAAAGACCAGCGATGGTAGCCTCAGTTCCGAAATTGTGATATCATTTGTGGGTAAAGAAACAATTGTAAACACAATAACTGCATCGGGAGAAGCGCTTAACAATGGCAAATACACTTTCCTGATGAAAGATGCGGTAATTGTTATCGACACTGATGTTCCGCCACCACCACCACCACCGGCTCCTGCAACAAAGAAAGAAAGCAGCACTCCGCCACCACCACCTCCTCCTGGAAAAACTGCAAAAACAAAACTAAGTGCTGAAGAAAGTGAACAGGAAGTATTTTTTGTAGTGGAAGACATGCCTAAATATCCGGGAGGACAAGCAGAACTGGCCATGCATGTTCAGAAAATGCAAAAGAAACTGGCAAGCGCAAAAAATATTAGTGGCAAGGCAAAAGTTAGTTTCACCGTTTCAACATCGGGTAAAGTTACCGACATAAAAGTGGTGGAAAAAGACAACGACATGGCAGCAAAAGGAGCCTATGCAATTGTTTCGGGTTTGGAAGACTGGACACCGGGAAAACAACGGGGCAAAGCCGTTTCGGTGAAATATTTACTGCCTGTAGAATTTAAGTAA
- a CDS encoding YdeI/OmpD-associated family protein: MKTHYFKSAKEWKQWLQTNHSTESELWLVYYKKHTKQPSIPYDDSVKIALCWGWIDGLVKKLDDVSYARRFTPRRNNSLWSESNKKRVAELLKEGKMEPAGLKLIEAARKNGNWEKVVQPPEIDTSLSAEFNSALSKNSEAKAFFESLAANHKNQFVIWINMAKRDETKEKRIKESIDLLANRKKLGLK, encoded by the coding sequence ATGAAAACACACTATTTCAAATCTGCCAAAGAGTGGAAACAATGGTTACAAACAAACCACTCAACAGAATCAGAACTCTGGCTTGTTTACTATAAAAAGCACACCAAACAACCGAGTATCCCGTATGACGATTCGGTAAAAATTGCCCTTTGCTGGGGTTGGATTGACGGACTAGTAAAAAAACTGGATGATGTAAGCTATGCAAGAAGATTTACTCCCAGAAGAAACAATAGTCTTTGGTCGGAATCGAATAAAAAACGTGTTGCCGAATTATTGAAGGAAGGTAAAATGGAACCTGCTGGTTTAAAATTGATTGAAGCTGCAAGAAAGAATGGCAACTGGGAAAAAGTGGTTCAGCCTCCTGAAATTGATACTTCCCTTTCGGCTGAATTTAATTCGGCTTTGAGCAAAAATTCTGAAGCCAAAGCTTTTTTCGAGTCGCTGGCTGCCAACCACAAAAACCAATTTGTTATATGGATTAATATGGCCAAACGTGACGAGACAAAAGAAAAACGGATTAAGGAATCTATTGATTTGTTGGCCAACAGGAAGAAATTGGGATTGAAATAA